Proteins from a genomic interval of Streptomyces fodineus:
- a CDS encoding PucR family transcriptional regulator, whose product MPPTLASLVHHSALKLTVRAGEDRLDVPVRWAHVSELADPVPYMEGGELLLITALKLDAEDPEAMRRYVKRLVAAGVVGLGFAVGVNYEEIPKALVDAAQDEGLPLLEVPRRTPFLAISKAVSAAIAADQYRSVTAGFAAQRELTRQALSAGPEGLLGALAAQVDGWAALYDASGAVVAVAPEWAGRRAARLTVDVERLRERPAPASSVVGGPDHEDRIELHSLGTGRRPRAALAVGTAAALGTAERYAVHSAIALLTLTTERSRSLHAAEQRVGSAVLRMLLAGEPDHARAVAGDLYGGLLDAPFRMIVAESVSGSAARAHADAHAQAHGHGPARVPSGGATKAVPGTGGDPLGALAESVEAAAARSGEAVLVVPEGERLVVLAADSGAAVAACTQYAAALEAARAVPEQAGGDEAELVVGLSAPAGPIAAAAAYKQAEQALSVARRRGRVLVEHEQLAAGSVLPLLADDAVKAFADGLLRALHEHDATGRGDLVASLRAWLSRHGQWDAAAADLGVHRHTLRYRMRRVEEILGRSLDDPDVRMELWLALKATSAE is encoded by the coding sequence ATGCCTCCCACCCTCGCCTCGCTCGTCCACCACTCCGCGCTCAAGCTGACCGTGCGCGCGGGTGAGGACCGCCTCGACGTGCCCGTCCGCTGGGCGCACGTCAGCGAGCTGGCCGACCCCGTGCCGTACATGGAGGGCGGCGAGCTGCTGCTGATCACCGCGCTGAAGCTGGACGCGGAGGATCCCGAGGCCATGCGGCGGTATGTGAAGCGGCTGGTCGCGGCCGGCGTCGTCGGGCTCGGGTTCGCCGTGGGGGTCAACTACGAGGAGATCCCCAAGGCTCTCGTCGACGCCGCCCAGGACGAAGGGCTGCCGCTGCTCGAAGTGCCCCGCCGCACTCCCTTCCTGGCCATCAGCAAGGCCGTGTCCGCCGCCATCGCCGCCGACCAGTACCGCTCCGTCACGGCGGGGTTCGCCGCGCAGCGCGAGCTGACCAGGCAGGCCCTGAGCGCCGGGCCCGAGGGGCTGCTCGGCGCGCTCGCCGCGCAGGTCGACGGGTGGGCCGCGCTGTACGACGCCTCCGGCGCCGTCGTCGCCGTCGCGCCCGAGTGGGCCGGCCGGCGTGCCGCCCGGCTCACGGTGGACGTCGAGCGGTTGCGGGAGCGGCCCGCGCCCGCCTCCTCCGTCGTCGGCGGACCCGATCACGAGGACCGGATAGAGCTGCACTCCCTCGGCACGGGCCGCCGGCCGCGCGCCGCGCTCGCCGTCGGTACGGCCGCGGCCCTCGGCACCGCCGAGCGGTACGCCGTCCACTCCGCCATCGCCCTGCTCACCCTCACCACCGAGCGCTCCCGCTCCCTGCACGCGGCCGAACAGCGCGTCGGTTCGGCGGTGCTGCGGATGCTGCTCGCCGGCGAGCCCGACCACGCCCGGGCCGTCGCCGGGGACCTGTACGGCGGGCTGCTCGACGCGCCGTTCCGGATGATCGTCGCCGAGTCGGTGTCGGGATCCGCCGCCCGGGCGCACGCGGACGCGCATGCCCAGGCCCACGGTCACGGCCCCGCGCGTGTGCCGAGCGGCGGTGCCACCAAAGCCGTCCCCGGCACGGGTGGTGATCCGCTGGGCGCGCTGGCGGAGAGCGTGGAGGCCGCCGCCGCACGCTCCGGGGAGGCCGTGCTGGTCGTGCCCGAGGGGGAGCGGCTGGTGGTGCTCGCCGCCGACTCAGGCGCCGCGGTGGCCGCCTGTACGCAGTACGCGGCGGCGCTGGAGGCGGCGCGGGCGGTGCCCGAGCAGGCCGGGGGCGACGAGGCGGAGCTGGTCGTCGGCCTGTCCGCACCGGCCGGGCCGATCGCCGCCGCCGCGGCCTACAAGCAGGCCGAACAGGCGCTGTCGGTGGCCCGGCGGCGGGGGCGGGTGCTGGTGGAGCACGAGCAGCTGGCAGCGGGGTCCGTGCTGCCGTTGCTGGCCGACGACGCGGTGAAGGCGTTCGCGGACGGGCTGCTGCGGGCGCTGCACGAGCATGACGCGACGGGGCGGGGCGATCTGGTGGCCTCACTGCGGGCCTGGCTGTCGCGGCACGGGCAGTGGGACGCGGCCGCCGCCGACCTGGGGGTGCACCGGCACACCCTGCGGTACCGGATGCGGCGCGTGGAGGAGATCCTGGGGCGGTCGCTCGACGATCCCGACGTACGGATGGAGCTGTGGCTCGCCCTGAAGGCGACCAGCGCCGAATAG